The proteins below come from a single Planctomycetota bacterium genomic window:
- a CDS encoding ABC transporter permease — MRKAGIVAAREFSVTVRRVWFVVATFVLPLVFAAILAGMSLVGKHAIEESTRAIRNLPLGVVDAWGGLTTDPPFSARRFPTEQAARAALAAGEVGAYVLIPKDYLETGTVTVATTRRPTLLTAAQPPLPPRLKDWLLENVLAGTDPDRVRRAKDPLEVRTVYLEPTSGHPSAENEAEALKRSGVAYVFFFLLFTAIFNSSQYLLLGMAEEKENRVLEMVLSSVTPGELMLGKLIGLGAAGLLQLAVWAGLILLGSVVGAVALAVQVSLAPGAFVACLIYFLLGYALYGSLMLGFGALGTNLRESQQMGAVWTLIGTSPAFILLALIEAPQGTVARIFSLIPFTAPTTMMFRVTIDPSGTPWTDVALSAAILLLATAGALAVSARLFRAGLLLYGKKPRWREIWRWVVAAR, encoded by the coding sequence GTGAGGAAGGCCGGCATCGTCGCCGCGCGCGAGTTCTCGGTGACCGTGCGCCGGGTGTGGTTCGTCGTGGCCACGTTCGTCCTGCCGCTCGTCTTCGCCGCGATCCTGGCGGGCATGAGCCTCGTCGGCAAGCATGCGATCGAAGAATCCACGCGCGCGATCCGGAACCTGCCCCTCGGCGTGGTGGACGCGTGGGGAGGGCTGACCACGGACCCCCCGTTCAGCGCCCGCCGCTTCCCCACCGAACAGGCCGCGCGCGCCGCCCTGGCCGCGGGGGAAGTGGGCGCCTACGTCCTGATCCCGAAGGATTATCTGGAGACCGGCACGGTCACCGTGGCGACGACCCGGCGGCCGACGCTTCTGACGGCCGCACAACCACCGCTTCCTCCCCGCCTGAAGGACTGGCTCCTCGAAAACGTCCTGGCGGGAACCGATCCGGACCGCGTCCGCCGCGCCAAGGATCCTCTCGAGGTGCGGACGGTCTACCTGGAGCCGACGTCGGGCCATCCCTCGGCCGAAAACGAAGCGGAGGCGCTGAAGCGCTCCGGCGTGGCGTACGTTTTCTTCTTCCTCCTCTTCACGGCCATCTTCAACTCCAGCCAATACCTGCTCCTCGGGATGGCCGAGGAAAAGGAGAACCGGGTCCTCGAGATGGTGCTCTCGTCGGTGACGCCGGGCGAACTCATGCTGGGAAAGCTCATCGGCCTCGGGGCCGCGGGGCTTCTGCAGCTTGCCGTCTGGGCGGGCCTGATTCTTCTGGGAAGCGTCGTGGGAGCGGTGGCGCTGGCGGTTCAGGTGTCGCTCGCGCCCGGCGCCTTCGTGGCCTGTCTGATCTACTTCCTCCTCGGCTACGCCCTCTACGGATCGCTCATGCTCGGGTTCGGGGCCCTGGGCACGAACCTCCGCGAGAGCCAGCAGATGGGAGCGGTCTGGACCCTGATCGGAACGAGCCCCGCGTTCATCCTTCTGGCGCTCATCGAGGCGCCGCAAGGGACCGTGGCGCGGATCTTCTCGCTGATCCCCTTCACGGCTCCGACCACGATGATGTTCCGCGTGACGATCGACCCGTCCGGGACGCCCTGGACGGACGTGGCGCTCTCGGCGGCGATTCTTCTCCTGGCCACGGCGGGGGCGCTGGCGGTCTCCGCCCGGCTTTTCCGCGCGGGACTCCTCCTCTACGGCAAGAAGCCCCGCTGGCGAGAGATCTGGAGATGGGTGGTCGCCGCGCGCTGA
- the carB gene encoding carbamoyl-phosphate synthase large subunit: MPKRTDLKKIMLIGSGPIIIGQACEFDYSGTQACKALREEGYTVILVNSNPATIMTDPEMADRIYIEPITPEFVERILEKERPDALLPTLGGQTALNTAVAVADRGVLARFGVEMIGATVEAIKKAEDRKLFKKAMEKIGLDLPRSGYAYSLEDARRILAEIGLPLVIRPSFTLGGTGGGIAYNVEEFERIVQFGLEQSMIGEVLVEESIYGWKEYELEVMRDRKDNCVIVCSIENFDPMGVHTGDSITVAPAQTLTDREYQAMRDAAFKIIREIGVECGGSNIQFAVDPKTGRRVVIEMNPRVSRSSALASKATGFPIAKISAKLAVGYTLDEIPNDITRKTPACFEPTIDYVVVKTPRWAFEKFPEADPTLTIQMKSVGETMSIGRTFKEALQKSIRSLEQGRAGLGWDRKDRPMAPEQIREKLIVPNTERLFAVRHALRSGMSAAEVAELSKIDPWFISQIEEIVRFEDVVRRDPSPANLREAKRMGFSDAQLAMMLGTSAREIRERRKKLGIVPAYKLVDTCAAEFEAQTPYYYSTYENESEHRLSPRRKVMILGGGPNRIGQGIEFDYCCVHASFALRELGYEVIMVNSNPETVSTDYDISDQLFFEPLTEEDVLNIWDLMKPEGVIVQLGGQTPLNLARPLAQAGVRILGTSMDSIDRAEDRKRFAEVVDKLGLTQPPSGTAFTFDEAKRIAAQLGYPVLVRPSYVLGGRAMAICYDEEMLEKFIKEATDVNPDHPVLVDKFIEDAIEVDVDAVADGEEVFIGGIMEHIEMAGVHSGDSAMSIPSFSLSDAQLDTIRRNTVALARELEVRGLMNVQFAVKGSTVYVLEVNPRASRTVPFVSKAIGVPLAKVAARIMVGQRLRDFGLRREIEPKHFSVKESVFPFRKFPGVDIILGPEMKSTGEVMGIDVDFGRAYAKAEIAAGHHLPTRGNIFVSVKDSDKRDVVYIAKRLEDLGFNLIATGGTAKVLERNGIRVRPIHKIAEGRPNAIDLIINKEIDLIINTPSGKGAKTDEGRIRAFAVSHGIHVVTSIAGAQAAVQGIEAVLRRKLEVRAIQDYHPNYSGLGARKPVPV; this comes from the coding sequence ATGCCTAAAAGGACCGATCTCAAGAAGATCATGCTCATCGGTTCCGGGCCCATCATCATCGGCCAGGCCTGCGAATTCGACTACTCCGGCACGCAGGCCTGCAAAGCCCTGCGCGAAGAAGGCTATACCGTGATCCTGGTCAACTCCAACCCCGCCACGATCATGACCGATCCGGAGATGGCCGATCGGATCTACATTGAACCCATCACGCCGGAGTTCGTCGAGCGCATCCTCGAAAAGGAGCGCCCGGACGCCCTTCTGCCCACCCTCGGCGGCCAGACCGCCCTCAATACCGCCGTCGCCGTCGCCGACCGGGGAGTGCTCGCCCGCTTCGGCGTCGAAATGATCGGAGCCACCGTCGAGGCCATCAAGAAGGCCGAGGACCGCAAGCTCTTCAAGAAGGCGATGGAGAAAATCGGCCTGGATCTCCCCCGTTCGGGCTACGCCTACTCCCTCGAGGACGCCCGCCGGATCCTCGCCGAGATCGGCCTGCCCCTCGTCATCCGCCCCAGCTTCACCCTCGGCGGCACCGGCGGCGGCATCGCCTACAACGTCGAGGAATTCGAGAGGATCGTCCAGTTCGGCCTGGAGCAGTCCATGATCGGAGAGGTCCTCGTCGAGGAATCGATCTACGGCTGGAAGGAATACGAGCTCGAGGTGATGCGGGACCGCAAGGACAACTGCGTCATCGTCTGTTCGATCGAGAACTTCGACCCCATGGGCGTGCATACCGGGGACTCGATCACGGTGGCCCCCGCGCAGACCCTCACCGACCGCGAGTATCAGGCCATGCGCGACGCCGCCTTCAAGATCATCCGCGAAATCGGCGTCGAATGCGGCGGATCCAACATCCAGTTCGCCGTGGATCCCAAGACCGGCCGTAGGGTCGTCATCGAGATGAATCCCCGGGTTTCCCGCAGCTCCGCCCTGGCCTCCAAGGCGACCGGCTTCCCGATCGCCAAGATCTCCGCCAAGCTGGCGGTGGGCTACACCCTCGACGAGATTCCCAACGACATCACCCGCAAGACCCCGGCGTGCTTCGAACCCACGATCGACTACGTGGTCGTCAAGACCCCCCGCTGGGCCTTCGAAAAATTCCCCGAGGCGGACCCCACGCTCACGATCCAGATGAAGTCCGTGGGCGAGACGATGTCCATCGGCCGCACCTTCAAGGAGGCGCTCCAGAAGTCCATCCGCTCGCTCGAGCAGGGACGCGCCGGACTGGGCTGGGACCGCAAGGACCGGCCCATGGCTCCGGAGCAGATCCGCGAGAAGCTCATCGTCCCCAACACGGAGCGGCTGTTCGCCGTCCGGCACGCCCTGCGTTCCGGAATGTCCGCCGCCGAGGTCGCGGAACTTTCCAAGATCGACCCCTGGTTCATCTCCCAGATCGAGGAAATCGTCCGCTTCGAGGACGTGGTCCGCCGCGATCCCTCGCCCGCAAACCTCCGCGAGGCCAAACGCATGGGGTTCTCCGACGCCCAGCTCGCCATGATGCTCGGAACGTCCGCCCGGGAGATCCGGGAGCGCCGCAAGAAACTCGGCATCGTCCCGGCCTACAAGCTCGTGGACACCTGCGCCGCCGAATTCGAAGCGCAGACCCCTTACTACTACTCGACCTACGAGAACGAGAGCGAACACCGCCTGAGCCCCCGGCGCAAGGTCATGATCCTGGGCGGCGGGCCCAACCGCATCGGCCAGGGCATCGAGTTCGACTACTGCTGCGTCCACGCCTCCTTCGCCCTGCGCGAACTCGGATACGAAGTCATCATGGTCAATTCCAACCCCGAGACGGTCTCCACGGACTACGACATCAGCGACCAGCTCTTTTTCGAGCCCCTTACGGAGGAGGACGTCCTCAACATCTGGGATCTCATGAAACCCGAAGGGGTCATCGTCCAGCTCGGCGGCCAGACCCCGCTCAACCTCGCGCGCCCTCTCGCCCAGGCCGGCGTCCGCATCCTGGGGACCTCCATGGATTCCATCGACCGCGCCGAGGACCGCAAACGGTTCGCCGAGGTCGTCGACAAGCTGGGCCTCACGCAGCCTCCCTCCGGAACCGCCTTCACCTTCGACGAGGCCAAGCGGATCGCCGCCCAGCTCGGCTATCCCGTCCTCGTGCGCCCGAGCTACGTCCTGGGCGGACGCGCCATGGCGATCTGTTACGACGAGGAGATGCTCGAAAAATTCATCAAGGAAGCCACCGACGTCAACCCCGACCACCCCGTCCTGGTCGACAAGTTCATCGAGGACGCCATCGAGGTGGACGTCGACGCCGTGGCCGACGGCGAGGAGGTCTTCATCGGCGGCATCATGGAGCATATCGAAATGGCCGGGGTCCATTCCGGTGACAGCGCCATGTCCATCCCCTCCTTCTCGCTTTCGGACGCCCAGCTCGACACGATCCGGCGCAACACCGTGGCGCTCGCCCGGGAACTCGAGGTCCGCGGCCTCATGAACGTCCAGTTCGCCGTCAAGGGCTCCACCGTCTACGTCCTCGAGGTCAACCCCCGCGCCTCCCGCACCGTGCCCTTCGTCTCCAAGGCCATCGGCGTCCCCCTGGCCAAGGTCGCCGCCCGCATCATGGTCGGCCAGCGCCTCCGGGATTTCGGACTGCGCCGGGAAATCGAACCCAAGCACTTCTCCGTCAAGGAATCCGTCTTTCCCTTCCGGAAGTTCCCCGGAGTCGACATCATTCTGGGCCCGGAAATGAAATCCACCGGAGAGGTCATGGGCATCGACGTCGACTTCGGCCGGGCCTACGCCAAGGCCGAAATCGCCGCCGGACACCACCTGCCCACCCGCGGCAACATCTTCGTCTCCGTCAAGGATTCCGACAAGCGCGACGTCGTCTACATCGCCAAGCGGCTCGAGGACCTCGGATTCAACCTGATCGCCACGGGCGGAACCGCCAAGGTCCTCGAGCGAAACGGCATCCGCGTGCGCCCCATCCATAAGATCGCCGAAGGGCGTCCCAACGCCATCGACCTCATCATCAACAAGGAGATCGACCTCATCATCAACACGCCTTCCGGCAAGGGCGCCAAGACCGACGAAGGCCGCATCCGGGCGTTCGCCGTCTCCCACGGCATCCACGTGGTGACCTCCATCGCGGGCGCCCAGGCGGCCGTCCAGGGCATCGAGGCCGTCCTCCGGCGCAAACTGGAGGTCCGCGCCATCCAGGACTACCACCCGAACTACTCCGGCCTCGGCGCCCGCAAGCCGGTGCCGGTCTAG
- a CDS encoding HEAT repeat domain-containing protein: MLGAILFWALAGAAADQDGAADEKELRRRIEQLGADFLEERQAAREALEKFGARAEGALLEALRSPDHRVRGVALELLTLLKSARALDAARAMFESDEDAGVRDAAFRLLRALGPRAEEALIAALRSPRPEHRAGALQSLTEFKSARAARDVADLHDREEDPEVKALALRCLQSLGPPAEPFLLKYLGSPDAALRREALEGLRSSSSPEALEAAGKLFARETEVPVLNAAFDFLRQAGPRAAPFFVEALRSPQEHARARAIEGLKALRHEAAIGPVGEVLRKDGSEAVRAAAADFLKGMGLKAEEPLVEALSAEDRRVRLLALEALGEIRSEKPLEAVRRLYREDPDREVHRAAFEYLRRLGRRAEKDLLAALSDEDKEIRRRAILALGEAGSEEAIAPLVGFLVQRHDAEIKGAARDALVRIGPKALEAVRRAAAAGEVDKEIAGEMEALRVQEEVEGALDRWVTDFGQSGTFEGQFRDLEALGREKALPVLRRMARETGFAWRLADRRPRNYAYELRMRELAILALGALGDRESVGVLKEALREAGPAGTEGGFREELLVALHRLGEKEPLEEFVERTRREAQEALRGDAKEQGCTLLFSVGLVLNRVGRKDEAREAYRAIVKAVDEHGIADAGVLPTAAYNLACLEAQAGRKREAVEWLEKAVRAGFKDRQWIRMDRDLDPIRDEERYRALLADEALFRVEDRN, translated from the coding sequence ATGCTCGGCGCGATCCTGTTTTGGGCGCTGGCGGGCGCCGCGGCGGACCAGGACGGCGCGGCGGACGAGAAGGAGCTTCGGCGCCGGATCGAGCAGCTCGGGGCGGATTTTCTCGAGGAGCGCCAGGCGGCGCGGGAGGCGCTGGAGAAGTTCGGCGCCCGGGCGGAAGGAGCGTTGCTCGAGGCGCTCCGGAGTCCCGACCATCGCGTTCGCGGCGTCGCGCTGGAGCTTCTCACGCTTCTTAAGTCCGCGCGGGCGCTGGACGCGGCGCGGGCGATGTTCGAGTCCGACGAGGACGCGGGCGTCCGGGACGCGGCCTTTCGACTCCTGCGGGCGCTGGGGCCCCGGGCCGAGGAGGCGCTGATCGCCGCCCTGCGCAGTCCGCGCCCCGAGCATCGCGCGGGGGCCCTTCAGTCGCTCACCGAGTTCAAGAGCGCGCGGGCGGCCAGGGACGTGGCCGACCTTCACGACCGCGAGGAGGACCCGGAGGTCAAAGCCCTGGCCTTGCGGTGTCTGCAGTCGCTGGGTCCGCCGGCCGAGCCTTTTCTTCTGAAGTATCTGGGTTCGCCCGACGCGGCCCTCCGGCGCGAGGCGCTCGAGGGGCTGCGATCGTCCTCGAGCCCCGAGGCTCTCGAGGCGGCGGGGAAGCTCTTCGCGCGGGAGACGGAGGTGCCGGTTCTCAACGCGGCGTTCGATTTCCTGCGGCAGGCGGGCCCGCGGGCGGCGCCTTTCTTCGTCGAGGCGCTCCGCAGTCCCCAGGAGCACGCCCGGGCGCGGGCGATCGAGGGGCTCAAGGCGCTTCGCCACGAGGCGGCGATCGGGCCGGTGGGGGAGGTCCTGCGGAAGGACGGTTCGGAGGCCGTCCGCGCGGCGGCGGCGGATTTTCTGAAAGGCATGGGCCTGAAGGCGGAGGAGCCGCTTGTCGAGGCGCTCTCCGCGGAGGACCGGCGGGTGCGCCTCCTGGCGCTCGAGGCGCTGGGCGAGATCCGGAGCGAGAAGCCGCTGGAGGCGGTGCGCCGGCTGTATCGCGAGGATCCGGACCGGGAGGTGCATCGGGCGGCCTTCGAGTATCTGCGGCGGTTGGGCCGGCGCGCGGAGAAGGATCTGCTCGCGGCGCTTTCGGACGAGGACAAGGAGATCCGGCGGCGGGCGATTCTGGCGCTCGGCGAGGCGGGGTCGGAGGAGGCGATTGCGCCCCTGGTGGGATTTCTCGTGCAGCGGCACGATGCGGAGATCAAAGGAGCGGCGCGGGACGCGCTCGTGCGGATCGGGCCGAAGGCGCTGGAAGCGGTGCGGCGGGCGGCCGCGGCGGGCGAAGTGGACAAGGAGATCGCCGGGGAAATGGAGGCGCTCCGCGTCCAGGAGGAGGTCGAGGGGGCGCTGGACCGGTGGGTGACGGACTTCGGGCAGAGCGGGACGTTCGAAGGACAGTTCCGCGACCTCGAGGCGCTGGGGCGGGAGAAGGCGCTGCCGGTGCTCCGGCGGATGGCGCGGGAGACGGGCTTCGCCTGGCGCCTGGCGGACCGGCGCCCGCGGAATTACGCGTACGAGCTTCGGATGCGCGAGCTGGCGATCCTGGCCCTGGGAGCGCTGGGAGATCGCGAGTCGGTCGGAGTCCTCAAGGAGGCGCTGCGGGAGGCGGGACCGGCCGGGACGGAGGGAGGATTCCGGGAGGAGCTGCTGGTGGCGCTTCATCGGCTGGGGGAGAAGGAGCCGCTGGAGGAATTCGTGGAGCGGACGCGCCGGGAAGCGCAGGAAGCCCTCCGCGGCGACGCCAAGGAGCAGGGGTGCACGCTTCTTTTCTCGGTAGGGCTGGTGCTCAACCGCGTCGGGCGGAAGGACGAGGCGCGCGAGGCGTACCGGGCGATCGTGAAGGCGGTGGACGAGCATGGGATCGCGGACGCGGGGGTTCTTCCCACGGCGGCCTACAACCTGGCCTGTCTGGAGGCGCAGGCGGGGCGCAAGAGGGAGGCGGTCGAGTGGCTCGAAAAAGCCGTCCGCGCGGGGTTCAAGGATCGCCAATGGATCCGGATGGACCGGGATCTCGATCCCATCCGGGACGAGGAGCGTTACCGCGCGCTTCTGGCCGACGAGGCGCTCTTCCGCGTCGAGGACCGCAACTGA
- a CDS encoding M20/M25/M40 family metallo-hydrolase: MAKVLSFLAAFVLLLQADPRVEALREITEEGLRSHVSFLADDALEGRAAGFPGNEKAVEYLVKEVTSYGLVPAGEDGRFTQEFVTAAGRRAKNVIALLEGSDPERRGEYVAIGAHLDHVGRKGQGVGGQVGETREGDDIWNGADDNASGTSAVLAAAKAFSRLRARPKRSVLFCWWNAEESGLEGSRHWVRQPTRPLEKVVYYLNLDMVGRNPGRPMDLEGVKNAEGDALERILTEACRAEDLAFTKYDHYHEAMFRSDGASFLWAGIPASMFFTSWHADYHRVGDHADKIAYGNLAKIARAAFRVAYDVANLPEALRINVDTPLRGRPLRIRAEDARVGQAGACRVTEVAEDSALGRAGLRPGDLVVGFRGQPLPASRPVAELWRRIQAAPADRELELEVVRGGERQTLKVVWPAR, translated from the coding sequence ATGGCCAAAGTTCTTTCATTCCTCGCCGCTTTTGTCCTTCTTCTCCAGGCCGACCCGCGGGTCGAGGCGCTTCGGGAGATCACGGAAGAGGGGCTTCGCTCCCATGTGAGCTTTCTGGCGGACGACGCCCTGGAGGGGAGGGCCGCCGGCTTTCCCGGCAACGAAAAGGCGGTGGAGTATCTGGTCAAAGAGGTGACTTCGTACGGCCTGGTTCCGGCGGGGGAGGACGGGCGGTTCACGCAGGAATTCGTGACGGCGGCCGGGCGCCGGGCGAAGAACGTGATCGCGCTTCTGGAAGGCTCGGATCCCGAGCGGCGGGGCGAGTATGTGGCGATCGGCGCGCACCTCGACCATGTGGGACGCAAGGGGCAAGGGGTGGGCGGGCAGGTGGGCGAGACCCGCGAGGGGGACGACATCTGGAACGGCGCCGACGACAACGCGAGCGGCACGTCGGCGGTTCTTGCGGCGGCCAAGGCTTTCTCGCGTCTGCGCGCGCGGCCGAAGCGGTCGGTGCTTTTCTGCTGGTGGAACGCCGAGGAATCGGGGCTGGAAGGGTCGCGCCACTGGGTGCGGCAGCCGACGCGTCCTCTGGAAAAGGTGGTGTACTACCTGAATCTCGACATGGTGGGGCGCAACCCCGGGCGGCCGATGGACCTTGAGGGGGTGAAGAACGCCGAGGGGGACGCGCTGGAGCGGATCCTGACCGAGGCGTGCCGGGCGGAGGATCTGGCGTTCACGAAGTACGACCACTACCACGAGGCGATGTTCCGTTCGGACGGAGCGTCCTTCCTGTGGGCGGGCATTCCGGCGTCGATGTTTTTCACGTCCTGGCATGCCGACTATCATCGCGTGGGCGATCATGCGGACAAGATCGCCTACGGGAATCTCGCCAAGATCGCGCGGGCGGCCTTTCGGGTCGCCTACGACGTGGCGAATCTTCCGGAGGCTTTGCGGATCAACGTGGACACGCCGCTGCGGGGGCGGCCGCTTCGGATCCGGGCGGAGGACGCGCGGGTGGGCCAGGCCGGAGCGTGCCGGGTGACGGAGGTGGCGGAGGACAGCGCGCTGGGTCGGGCGGGGCTTCGGCCGGGGGACTTGGTGGTGGGGTTTCGGGGCCAGCCGCTTCCGGCGTCGCGTCCGGTGGCGGAACTCTGGCGGCGGATTCAGGCGGCGCCGGCGGATCGGGAGCTGGAACTCGAGGTGGTGCGGGGCGGGGAACGGCAGACGCTCAAGGTCGTCTGGCCCGCGCGGTAG
- a CDS encoding ATP-binding cassette domain-containing protein, with amino-acid sequence MPVLEVREVVKAYDGKVAVDRVSLEVERGEIFGLLGPNGAGKSSLLRMIMDILRPDSGEILVLGRRLDPSLKDRVGYLPEERGLYPRQRVSEVLEYLGRLKGLPRAAAARRAEAALDRVGLLDVRRRRLRELSKGMQQKLQIAAVFMPEPDLAVLDEPFEGLDPVNRVLVTDLLREHAGRGTAIVLSSHRMDQVEAMCRHVFLIHRGRGVLSGAVEQIRDRFADTALLVEADPPPNGHPLVERARPEGRGFRLWLREGASPERFLADLLASGARVGRFERARPSLDEIFVRVVGGEGSP; translated from the coding sequence ATGCCGGTTCTGGAGGTCCGCGAGGTCGTCAAGGCCTACGACGGCAAGGTGGCCGTCGACCGCGTCTCGCTCGAAGTGGAACGCGGGGAAATCTTCGGTCTCCTGGGACCCAACGGCGCCGGGAAGTCCAGCCTCCTCCGAATGATCATGGACATCCTCCGGCCCGATTCCGGCGAGATCCTCGTCCTGGGCCGGCGGCTCGATCCCTCCCTCAAGGACCGCGTGGGCTACCTCCCCGAGGAGCGCGGACTCTATCCCCGCCAGCGGGTCTCCGAAGTCCTCGAGTATCTCGGCCGCCTGAAGGGACTTCCCCGCGCCGCCGCCGCCCGCCGCGCCGAGGCGGCGCTGGACCGCGTGGGCCTGCTGGACGTCCGCCGGCGCCGCCTGCGGGAACTGTCCAAAGGCATGCAGCAGAAGCTTCAGATCGCCGCCGTCTTCATGCCCGAACCCGATCTGGCCGTCCTGGACGAGCCCTTCGAAGGACTCGATCCCGTCAATCGCGTCCTCGTCACCGATCTCCTGCGGGAACACGCCGGTCGCGGGACGGCCATCGTGCTGTCCTCCCATCGCATGGACCAGGTCGAGGCGATGTGCCGGCACGTCTTCCTCATCCATCGCGGACGGGGCGTCCTGTCGGGCGCGGTCGAGCAGATCCGGGACCGCTTCGCGGACACCGCTTTGCTCGTGGAAGCGGATCCGCCCCCGAACGGACATCCGCTCGTCGAGCGCGCGCGGCCGGAAGGCCGCGGCTTTCGGCTCTGGCTTCGGGAAGGCGCCTCCCCCGAGCGGTTCCTGGCGGATCTTTTGGCCTCCGGGGCGCGCGTCGGCCGTTTCGAACGGGCCCGGCCCTCGCTCGACGAAATCTTCGTGCGGGTCGTGGGAGGAGAGGGTTCGCCGTGA
- a CDS encoding GDP-mannose 4,6-dehydratase — MHYFITGGAGFIGSHLAEALLEQGHHVLVLDDLSTGSVENLAGFRSHPRFHLAVDTIFNAPLVAELIDRADVVVHLAASVGVFQIVESPVRTVETNIRGTEIVLSNAAKKRKPVLLASTSEVYGKSSKVPFSEDDDCVLGPSSKGRWAYAASKLVDEFLALSYFKERRLPTIVVRLFNTVGPRQTGRYGMVLPRFVQQALSGGPLTVFGDGRQSRCFCWVGDVVRAVLALLAEPRAYGQVFNVGSDREITIEELARLVRDRANPAAAIEYVPYDRAYEAGFEDMRRRVPDLSRIRTLVGYRPTLGIEEIVERVVAHERTRREAIEPRAVRP; from the coding sequence ATGCACTACTTCATCACGGGAGGCGCCGGATTCATCGGCTCCCACCTCGCCGAGGCCCTCCTCGAACAGGGCCACCACGTCCTGGTTCTCGACGATCTTTCCACCGGCTCCGTCGAAAACTTGGCCGGCTTCCGCTCCCATCCCCGCTTCCACCTGGCCGTCGACACGATCTTCAACGCGCCTCTCGTGGCCGAACTCATCGACCGGGCGGACGTCGTCGTCCACCTGGCCGCCTCGGTCGGCGTCTTCCAGATCGTCGAAAGCCCCGTCCGAACGGTCGAAACGAACATCCGCGGCACCGAAATCGTCCTGTCGAACGCCGCCAAAAAGCGGAAGCCCGTCCTTCTGGCCTCGACGAGCGAAGTCTACGGCAAGTCCTCCAAGGTCCCCTTCTCGGAAGACGACGACTGCGTCCTGGGCCCGAGCTCCAAAGGTCGATGGGCCTACGCCGCCTCCAAGCTCGTGGACGAATTCCTGGCGCTGTCCTATTTCAAGGAGCGCCGCCTCCCCACGATCGTCGTGCGCCTCTTCAACACCGTGGGACCCCGCCAGACCGGCCGCTACGGCATGGTCCTGCCCCGATTCGTCCAGCAGGCGCTCTCCGGAGGCCCCCTCACCGTCTTCGGAGACGGCCGCCAGAGCCGCTGCTTCTGCTGGGTCGGAGACGTGGTCCGCGCCGTCCTGGCCCTTCTGGCCGAACCCCGCGCGTACGGACAGGTCTTCAACGTGGGCAGCGACCGGGAAATCACGATCGAGGAGCTGGCCCGCCTCGTCCGCGACCGCGCCAACCCCGCCGCCGCGATCGAATACGTCCCCTACGACCGCGCCTATGAGGCCGGCTTCGAAGACATGCGCCGCCGCGTCCCCGACCTCTCCCGCATCCGAACGCTCGTCGGCTACCGTCCCACCCTGGGCATCGAGGAAATCGTCGAGCGCGTCGTGGCCCACGAGCGCACCCGCCGCGAAGCGATCGAACCGCGGGCGGTCCGGCCGTAA
- a CDS encoding ATP-dependent Clp protease proteolytic subunit, whose amino-acid sequence MDLDPRLAEDDDGKEPSEGSLLKRMLKTRSILVSEVVTDKLARRVQSQLILMQQEDEKSPITVYINSPGGSADSGFAIYDALRFFKPPVRTVVNGLCASAAVLIYLAAPRERRFATPNSRFLLHQPSTYVQGSASDIEISAEEIIKLRERYNQIVAAETGKSLEQVTRDSDRDFWLSAEEARSYGLVGRLVKSWGEMG is encoded by the coding sequence ATGGATCTGGATCCCAGGCTCGCCGAAGACGACGACGGCAAAGAGCCCTCCGAGGGAAGCCTCCTCAAGAGGATGCTCAAGACCCGTTCCATCCTCGTTTCCGAGGTGGTCACCGACAAGCTGGCGCGCCGCGTCCAGAGCCAGCTCATCCTGATGCAGCAGGAGGACGAAAAGTCGCCGATCACCGTCTACATCAACTCCCCCGGCGGAAGCGCCGACAGCGGCTTCGCCATCTACGACGCGCTCCGGTTCTTCAAACCTCCCGTGCGCACCGTGGTCAACGGCCTGTGCGCCAGCGCCGCCGTCCTGATCTACCTGGCCGCCCCGCGCGAGCGGCGGTTCGCCACGCCGAATTCGCGCTTCCTCCTTCACCAGCCGTCCACCTACGTCCAGGGCTCCGCCAGCGATATCGAAATCAGCGCCGAGGAGATCATCAAGCTCCGCGAGCGGTACAATCAAATCGTCGCCGCCGAGACGGGCAAGTCCCTCGAGCAGGTGACGCGCGACTCGGACCGCGACTTCTGGCTGTCCGCCGAGGAGGCCCGCTCCTACGGTCTGGTCGGCCGCCTGGTCAAGAGCTGGGGCGAGATGGGCTAG
- a CDS encoding dTDP-4-dehydrorhamnose 3,5-epimerase family protein, producing MPKTIHGVAVREFEMLPDERGFWAPILRSGDVAPRRIEHLSVVTVYPGAVRAWRRHPTRWEYFAGVRGLAKLVLYDDREGSPTRGAINELFLGPRQPRVVAVPPDVLHGLKGAGDEECLLLHAASEAFDPSAPGGSTLSWNDPSVPYDWSRKDG from the coding sequence ATGCCGAAGACCATTCACGGCGTCGCCGTCCGCGAATTCGAGATGCTCCCCGACGAACGGGGATTCTGGGCCCCGATTCTCCGCTCCGGCGACGTCGCCCCGCGAAGGATCGAACATCTCTCGGTCGTGACCGTCTACCCCGGCGCGGTCCGGGCGTGGCGGCGGCACCCCACGCGGTGGGAATATTTCGCCGGCGTCCGCGGCCTGGCCAAGCTCGTCCTCTACGACGACCGCGAAGGATCCCCGACCCGCGGCGCGATCAACGAGCTCTTCCTGGGCCCCCGCCAGCCGCGGGTCGTCGCGGTGCCTCCCGACGTGCTCCACGGTCTCAAAGGCGCCGGAGACGAGGAATGCCTCCTTCTCCACGCGGCGTCCGAGGCGTTCGACCCGTCGGCCCCCGGCGGCTCAACGCTCTCCTGGAACGATCCCTCCGTCCCCTACGACTGGTCCCGCAAGGACGGGTGA